TGAAAAAAGCTTCCGCGCCGCGTGCCCGGCGGCCCGGATCCGCGAGGGGGGCTTGTACCAGTCAGCGGGGCCGGTGCGCCTCGGGCAGCACCGCCGCGGCGGCCCAGTTGGCCGGCAGCTTCTGGCCCGGGGTCTCACCCAGCTTCTCTTTCCGTTTTTGGAGGCCCGGGCGGGCGAACTCCATGTGGCCTTCCTTCAGGGTCCGGCCGTTGATCATCGCCTCGCTGCGCAGGCGCTTGCCGGCGGTGCGCTCCAACTGGCGCCCCAGCCAGAGGATGCGGTCGACGTCGTAGCCGTGCTCGATGCCCATTTCGTCGATCTGCACCAGGGTGTCCTCCAGGCACACCAAGCCGACGTAGCGGGGGTCTTTGTAATAGTATTCACCGGTCCCCGGCACCGGGCAGTCGTCCAGGAAGTTGGCCGGTTGTCCGCCCAGGCCCCCCAAAGTGGCCTCGAATTGGGTGATGCCGGCCTGCAGCGCGGCCAGCACCGAAGCGGAGGCGACCCGCTTGGTCTCGTGGAAGTGGGCGAGGTGCAGATCGGGGTTGGGGATTTCGTCCAGGATCATGGAGAAGTAGCGGTAGACCTGGGCGGCGGAGGCGCTGCCGTCGTGGTCGGCGTGCTCCACGTCGTGGGCGCCGATCTCCAGCCAGCGCTTGGTGAATTCCACCGCATCGCGCATGTCGGTGGCCCCGCCGATGGGGCTGCCCCAGATGGTGGAGACCGTGCCGCACATTATCATGCCGGCGTCGTTGCACTTCTTGATGCAGCGCTCGCACTCGGCCCAGTAATCCGGCAGGGTGGTGCCCGAGTTGGCGAAGTGGTGCTCCTCCTCGGTGGAGACCATCATCAGCAGCCGGTCGGGGCCGATGCCCTTCTCGCGCAGGGC
This region of Desulfobacteraceae bacterium genomic DNA includes:
- a CDS encoding pyruvate carboxyltransferase, with the translated sequence MTEYDYWKIFPRMPRKVTIGDITVRDGFQHLEKFVSTRAKIFYLEELIFAGCRNIEVTNLGNPHLMPQFADAEELLTHLRSDRFKKRCAKRGVNYDELVFTTITIRESAVDRAIALREKGIGPDRLLMMVSTEEEHHFANSGTTLPDYWAECERCIKKCNDAGMIMCGTVSTIWGSPIGGATDMRDAVEFTKRWLEIGAHDVEHADHDGSASAAQVYRYFSMILDEIPNPDLHLAHFHETKRVASASVLAALQAGITQFEATLGGLGGQPANFLDDCPVPGTGEYYYKDPRYVGLVCLEDTLVQIDEMGIEHGYDVDRILWLGRQLERTAGKRLRSEAMINGRTLKEGHMEFARPGLQKRKEKLGETPGQKLPANWAAAAVLPEAHRPR